GACGAAGCCAGCCTGTAATCAGAAGCGAAAAAAGATAGATGGCAAAACAGATGAATAGATCTTGAATTCATGTGTATGGGAGATGGGGTAATTGGGTAATCGGTGGAAAGGGATTGGGAGACTCACCTCAGCTGCGGCGCCTTGATGCCGTGCTTGTCCATAACCTTCTCCAGCTGGCGCACTCGCAGCCGTGACATGTCCAGCTCGTGCTTGACCTTCCACAAGTGCGTGTCGCAGATGGGATCATTGCAGCGATGCTTTTTGAGGATCTCGGTGGCCTCGAAGACGGCGCCGCGAAAGGTCAGCGACTTGCCCATGGAGAGCGAGATGAGGGCACAGCAGTGGCCCCCATCCTTCTTGGCTAGCCGCGTTCGTATGTACTTGAAGTAGACATGCtcgagcagcaggagcagcgcgGCCAGCAGAATGCCGGCCATCAGAAGCAGGAAAGCGGACAAGAACTGCTCCAGGGCCAGCGGATCCGAGGACTTATGCTCCTGCTTGCCCGGTCTACACGTGCCCGTCATCCAGTAGCGTCTCAGCCGCTCCAGGTCCCCGTTTGCCCGGAACTCGAGCAGTCGCTTGTTAAACATCTGCACGTACTTGGAGTTGCGGCTAAATGCCAGGCCGTACCCTACGGACATGGGATAGAAATCAAGATGGAGAGAGGGATGCACAAAGGAATGCCTGACGCCTTGATGTCCTGATGCTTACCCGTCATGGCATACCAGCTGCCGACGGTCATCAGGCGGCAGTCCTCGTCCTGGGCCACCAGATAGTCGAGCACCGTCCCATCATAGATGAAAGAGTCCAGGTTGCCATTGAGCACGGCAGCCACGCCATCGGCCACGCTCGTTTTATTATAGCTAATAGCAAGCGGAAGAGTTGAGAGTTGATTGAGATCTAGGATTGGCAGCTGGGACTCACTTCTTCATGTAGAGATGCATATTCCCAAAATACTTGTGGATGGTCGAGTCCGTGTGGCTGTAGGGTATCGTGCCGAACTTGAACGAGGGCTTGTGCGAGGTCGGATGCACCAGGCGGCTGTCGTTGAGGCCGCTAAACTCGTGGAACTCTTCCCTGGAGAGCCAGATCAGGGGAAAGATCAGTGATCTCGATCGTTGGAGGAGCAGTGGAGTCGTAGAATCGAAGTGTCTTACCTGGTTATCATGAAGGCTGCAAGGTTGGCAGTGTATATGGCAAGAAAGACCACAGCGAAAAGGGCCCACACGTTGGTCATGAAGCGAGAGGTGAAGCCGCGCGGTGAGTCCACATGGACAGCCGCTTGGAAGAGTACGGCCCAGACGAGCCAGTATGTGCGGAACAGGGAGAAGCGGTAAGGGGTTACGTTGGTGTTCTGCAGATAGAGCTTCATGTCGTAGCCGCTGGGCGAGAGCCACTCGAACAGGAAGATCATGAAGGTGGCTGCCTGGATGGCCACGATACCCACCTGATCACACAGAAGCCAGAGTAtgagggaaaagggaaaaaggaaaaagaaacgACTTACCGGACTGTGACTGGGAGATGGAGATTGAGAGAGATCTGAAACTTACCAGCATCCACGAGGCCGTATCGAAGGGCTCAAGGAAGGCCGTGGGCGATATAATGCCCGTCCGCTTGGCCACCACAATGGCGATGCCCGTCTCCATGAACGGCTCACTGAAGTCAACAACCGCCTCACGTTCCGTGTTGATCATGAGCGAGGTGAGGACCATGTCCGTCTTGCGGTTGACCAGATCGGCGATCAGCCcgttccattttccattctcAAGTGTACCCCATTTACCATCTTCGACCCGCACCAGCTCGTAGGTGAAGCCCAGCTCTTCCGCAAATTTCTCGAGCAGATCGATGCAGAAGCCGCTGCAGCATTGGTAAAAGGACTCGTTGCGGTGTGCCTGGCCCACGTCGATATCGGCGGCCATCTCGTGGTCTGCCGCCACACGGCAGAGCACACCGCGGTCCATCAGGCACTTGCCACTCACTGGATCCGCGGGCGACAGATTGATATAGGGTGCCTCTTCGAGGAATGTTATCTTTAAATGGAACTTCTCGGGCACGCCTTGGGGCGGTGCGTGCGAGTTACCTGGCCACGCGATGTCGCGTATGTCCAGCTTCTGTGTCTCCCACGACTTCCACACTCCAATCTGCGCGCCATTCCATAATCCATAATTCCAATATCCATGCCGAGTGGAGTGCCGAGGAGTCGAGCGTGGAGTGGTGGATGTGGAGGTTGAGGTTCAGGTTGAGGTGGCATGGCAGGATCAGCATGTGTACAAAGCGGTGCAAATAGGTGATCGAAGATCGAATTGATCAGGTAATCAGGTAATCAGGTAATCAGGTGTTCAGGTGGCGTTGGGGAatcggagtggagtggagcaaGTGATCAAGTAAGGAGAGTGAGTCAAAAGGTGAAAGTAAAAAGTGAGAGCAAAGCATGCGAAGAAAGCGCCACTTACCTCCTCCCAAACGAGATTCTTATTATTGGCACTGGGCCGCAGATTCATGATCTTCAGCTCGGCAGACTTCAAGTCCCCATCCGCCGTGAACTCAATGTTCGGCTTATTCAGATCCCCCTCAATGGAGACGTTGCGCAAGTACTTAAAGAAGCTATGGAAGATATGGCGATAAGTCCCGTGAAATAAGGAACCTAGTGGATGCGACTCCTTCCAACTCTCAGACATCCTGTGTCTTTAGCATTCATTCTGACAGACGGACATTCCTACTAGGGCTGTTAAACGCAGGGACCGAACAAATCATCCACTTTGAATAGCCGCACAATATATAAATGTTTGCACGATACAAAAATTAGGTTGTAGACCGGGATGAGTAGATCTACTTAGAATTCGCAATAAGCCCCCAATAATCTTTTTAAAATTCAATCCGCGGGCTGGTGACTTCGTGtacttttataattttcagTCGTCATTTGAGTGCCGatatcaaaaacaaataatcgGGGGCAAAGAGAATTGTGTGACCTTTCGTATGATGAATTTTTAAACAAGATGTTGAGCTTGTATTACCATTTTCAAGTATGAGGGAGATATCCTCCAAATATCGTCCAGctcattatttttttctcgTGCAAAGTACGTACAAAACGTTAGAATACTAATTGTTTAACAGCCCTAACTGATAGATATTTTGTGATTCCTTACATTTCGCCATTATCCCAGCGGCCGCGTCCCTCGTCCTCACAGGACAGGGACTGTGTGGTGAGGCGACGATCCCGATTGGCCGGATCCGTGAGATAGGCCTCGACCCCATAGCTATAGATCTTGATGGCATTGGAGATCTCGTTCATTAGGGCCGCACTGGAGGTGTCAAAGTGAACGCCCAGCATGCCAACCGGAAACTGGGAGTGGGCATCCTTCTTTTCGATCACTGACTGGCTAACAACCCACACGTAATTCTCGCCGGTGAGCTTCATCTCCTCGGCGGCACGCAGGATGGTGATGGCCTCCGTCTGTGTGGCATAGAGGAGCATTACGCGTGCCTCGCTGTTGACCAGCTCCATGAGATCACTGGTCCGCGTGACCACAATCGAATTGAGGATCGTGAATTTGAAGTGGTCCTGCATCTCGGCCACACGCTCGCGCACCGCCTGTACAAAGTCATCGTGGCCGGCTATTTGTGAGGTGACCACTGAGAACTGATGCCACTTGTAGCGCTCCAGGATGCTCAGCATGGCTGCGCTCTGGTGCTCGATGCTCGGtgccagctgcagctgcagtgtCGACTGCGAGGCCCGGCGCTCCAGGCCCGAATTATCCGCGTTCCATGAGATCACCGGTATCCCCAGATATCCAGCCAGCTGCAGAAAGTACTGGGCCGAGGCGGTGCTGTGGCCGAACTGCTCGTTGTTCATCATGTACAGGATGGCTGAGACGTTCACCCGAAGGAATTCCTTGCACAGGGTGCTCAGAATAGCTGTGTGGTAGAGGAGACGAGAGAGAAAAGTGGGGTTAGCCATCGGTCCATTTGCATTCCTGACCCATAAAACAACCTTCCCGCCCACCCTTGGCATTTTATCACACTTCAGACTGGGGACTGCCGCTCGTTCCAATTCCAATCTCAATCGGAGTTCGTGCGTGTCTTGTGTACAGATGTGTGGCAATTAATTGCAGATTAGCCACCTACTAGCCACAGGAGCCggaggcagaaggcaggacgcaggaggc
The sequence above is a segment of the Drosophila pseudoobscura strain MV-25-SWS-2005 chromosome X, UCI_Dpse_MV25, whole genome shotgun sequence genome. Coding sequences within it:
- the Nmdar2 gene encoding glutamate receptor ionotropic, NMDA 2B isoform X2 — its product is MVERMAPAVAHAGQSRVKLKSKSPAESSGRWTPPSQSPCQMDQRITSKNISNTASNSNINSNSNSNSNSNSKHNSNRRTPPWNSLHLHQLLLLVVLACSCSLPPSAQALRLTNGGSSLSKSAAANKEQLNIGLIAPHTNFGKREYLRSINNAVTGLTKTRGAKLTFLKDYSFEQKNIHFDMMSLTPSPTAILSTLCKEFLRVNVSAILYMMNNEQFGHSTASAQYFLQLAGYLGIPVISWNADNSGLERRASQSTLQLQLAPSIEHQSAAMLSILERYKWHQFSVVTSQIAGHDDFVQAVRERVAEMQDHFKFTILNSIVVTRTSDLMELVNSEARVMLLYATQTEAITILRAAEEMKLTGENYVWVVSQSVIEKKDAHSQFPVGMLGVHFDTSSAALMNEISNAIKIYSYGVEAYLTDPANRDRRLTTQSLSCEDEGRGRWDNGEIFFKYLRNVSIEGDLNKPNIEFTADGDLKSAELKIMNLRPSANNKNLVWEEIGVWKSWETQKLDIRDIAWPGNSHAPPQGVPEKFHLKITFLEEAPYINLSPADPVSGKCLMDRGVLCRVAADHEMAADIDVGQAHRNESFYQCCSGFCIDLLEKFAEELGFTYELVRVEDGKWGTLENGKWNGLIADLVNRKTDMVLTSLMINTEREAVVDFSEPFMETGIAIVVAKRTGIISPTAFLEPFDTASWMLVGIVAIQAATFMIFLFEWLSPSGYDMKLYLQNTNVTPYRFSLFRTYWLVWAVLFQAAVHVDSPRGFTSRFMTNVWALFAVVFLAIYTANLAAFMITREEFHEFSGLNDSRLVHPTSHKPSFKFGTIPYSHTDSTIHKYFGNMHLYMKNYNKTSVADGVAAVLNGNLDSFIYDGTVLDYLVAQDEDCRLMTVGSWYAMTGYGLAFSRNSKYVQMFNKRLLEFRANGDLERLRRYWMTGTCRPGKQEHKSSDPLALEQFLSAFLLLMAGILLAALLLLLEHVYFKYIRTRLAKKDGGHCCALISLSMGKSLTFRGAVFEATEILKKHRCNDPICDTHLWKVKHELDMSRLRVRQLEKVMDKHGIKAPQLRLASSSDLLNHHHLKERPPLLGNLSLAASAQDLYRSYKTEIAEMETVL
- the Nmdar2 gene encoding glutamate receptor ionotropic, NMDA 2B isoform X1 gives rise to the protein MVERMAPAVAHAGQSRVKLKSKSPAESSGRWTPPSQSPCQMDQRITSKNISNTASNSNINSNSNSNSNSNSKHNSNRRTPPWNSLHLHQLLLLVVLACSCSLPPSAQALRLTNGGSSLSKSAAANKEQLNIGLIAPHTNFGKREYLRSINNAVTGLTKTRGAKLTFLKDYSFEQKNIHFDMMSLTPSPTAILSTLCKEFLRVNVSAILYMMNNEQFGHSTASAQYFLQLAGYLGIPVISWNADNSGLERRASQSTLQLQLAPSIEHQSAAMLSILERYKWHQFSVVTSQIAGHDDFVQAVRERVAEMQDHFKFTILNSIVVTRTSDLMELVNSEARVMLLYATQTEAITILRAAEEMKLTGENYVWVVSQSVIEKKDAHSQFPVGMLGVHFDTSSAALMNEISNAIKIYSYGVEAYLTDPANRDRRLTTQSLSCEDEGRGRWDNGEIFFKYLRNVSIEGDLNKPNIEFTADGDLKSAELKIMNLRPSANNKNLVWEEIGVWKSWETQKLDIRDIAWPGNSHAPPQGVPEKFHLKITFLEEAPYINLSPADPVSGKCLMDRGVLCRVAADHEMAADIDVGQAHRNESFYQCCSGFCIDLLEKFAEELGFTYELVRVEDGKWGTLENGKWNGLIADLVNRKTDMVLTSLMINTEREAVVDFSEPFMETGIAIVVAKRTGIISPTAFLEPFDTASWMLVGIVAIQAATFMIFLFEWLSPSGYDMKLYLQNTNVTPYRFSLFRTYWLVWAVLFQAAVHVDSPRGFTSRFMTNVWALFAVVFLAIYTANLAAFMITREEFHEFSGLNDSRLVHPTSHKPSFKFGTIPYSHTDSTIHKYFGNMHLYMKNYNKTSVADGVAAVLNGNLDSFIYDGTVLDYLVAQDEDCRLMTVGSWYAMTGYGLAFSRNSKYVQMFNKRLLEFRANGDLERLRRYWMTGTCRPGKQEHKSSDPLALEQFLSAFLLLMAGILLAALLLLLEHVYFKYIRTRLAKKDGGHCCALISLSMGKSLTFRGAVFEATEILKKHRCNDPICDTHLWKVKHELDMSRLRVRQLEKVMDKHGIKAPQLRLASSSDLLNHHHLKERPPLLGNLSLAASAQDLYRWSYKTEIAEMETVL